The following is a genomic window from Streptomyces lincolnensis.
AGTGGTGGCCTACTGCCTGGCCCCCTTCTACTGGATGCTGGTCTCCAGCCTGCGCCGGACCTCGGACATCTTCGACACCTCGCTGCTGCCCGCCCCGGTGTCGTTCGAGAACTACCGTGCGGTCTTCAGCCCCTCCCAGGGCTTCGGCCGCGCCCTGCTCAACAGCCTGATCGTCGCCGGCACGACCACCGTCCTGGCGCTGCTGCTGGCCACGTTCACCGCCTACGCGATGGCCCGGCTGGAGTTCCGCTTCAAGCGGCTGATCCTCACCCTGATCATCGCGACCTCGATGTTCCCGGTCGTGTCGATCCTGGTCCCGCTGCTGAAGCTGTTCACCGACATCGGCTGGATCAACACCTACCAGGCGATGATCGTGCCCAGCATGTCGTTCGTGCTGCCGCTGGCGGTGTGGAATCTGACCACGTTCTTCCGGCAGATGCCCGACGAACTGGAGCAGGCTGCGATGATCGACGGCTGCACCCGCGGCCAGGCGTTCCGCAAGATCATCATCCCGCTCGCCGCACCGGGCATCTTCACCACCGCGATCATCATCTTCATCGCCGCCTGGAACGAGTTCCTCATCGCCCTGTCGATGACGAACCGGCCCAGCATCCAGACCGCGCCGGTCGCCATTTCCAAGTTCGCCGGCGCCAGCCAGTTCGACACCCCGTTCGGCAGCCAGATGGCCGCAGGCGTCCTGGTCACCATCCCACTGGTGATCATGGTGCTGCTCTTCCAGCGCCGCATCGTCGCCGGACTCACCGCGGGCGCGGCCAAGTAACCCCCGGCCGCTGCATCGCACTTTCCCCCACTATCGAAGGACCCTCAGCACCATGTCCTCCACCACGCCCTCGCCCTGGTGGCGCAGTGC
Proteins encoded in this region:
- a CDS encoding carbohydrate ABC transporter permease; protein product: MTATLKWRTWLLYLGVAAVVAYCLAPFYWMLVSSLRRTSDIFDTSLLPAPVSFENYRAVFSPSQGFGRALLNSLIVAGTTTVLALLLATFTAYAMARLEFRFKRLILTLIIATSMFPVVSILVPLLKLFTDIGWINTYQAMIVPSMSFVLPLAVWNLTTFFRQMPDELEQAAMIDGCTRGQAFRKIIIPLAAPGIFTTAIIIFIAAWNEFLIALSMTNRPSIQTAPVAISKFAGASQFDTPFGSQMAAGVLVTIPLVIMVLLFQRRIVAGLTAGAAK